A part of Streptomyces sp. NBC_01235 genomic DNA contains:
- a CDS encoding NADPH-dependent 2,4-dienoyl-CoA reductase, translating into MSRYPHLLSPLDLGFTTLPNRVLMGSMHVGLEEAERGFERMAAFYAARARGGVGLIVTGGIAPNDEGRPYEGGAKLTTDAEAEQHRAITDAVHREGGRIAMQILHFGRYAYHRDLVAPSPLQAPISPFPPRELTDADVERTVDDYARAARLARQAGYDGVEIMGSEGYLINEFIAAQTNHRTDRWGGSYENRTRFPVEIVRRVREAVGEDFIVIYRLSMLDLVPGGSTLDEVVTLAKAVEAAGATIINTGIGWHEARIPTIATSVPRGAYTWVTKKLMGAVNVPLVTTNRINTPELAEELLADGCADMVSMARPMLADPDFVNKAAAGTPEAINTCIGCNQACLDHTFSGKITSCLVNPRACHETELVLSPTRLRKRVAVVGAGPAGLACAVSAAERGHDVTLFDAASEIGGQLNVARKVPGKQEFDETLRYFRHQLDAHGVDVRLDTPVAAGDLEGYDEVVVATGVSPRTPDIPGVDHPSVVGYLDVLRDGAPVGDRVAILGAGGIGFDVAEFLTDGGDKAGEDPATYFRQWGVDMDYRAPGGLAVPERPAPPRTVHLLQRKTSKVGAGLGKTTGWIHRTELKHRGVTMIPGVRYDRIDDAGLHVTVGEQSTVLEVDTIVLCTGQDPRRDLYEALVAAGANAHLIGGADVAAELDAKRAVQQGTELAAAL; encoded by the coding sequence ATGAGCCGTTACCCGCACCTGCTGAGCCCGCTCGACCTGGGCTTCACCACGCTGCCCAACCGCGTCCTGATGGGCTCGATGCACGTCGGCCTGGAGGAGGCCGAACGCGGCTTCGAGCGCATGGCCGCGTTCTACGCCGCCCGGGCCCGTGGGGGAGTGGGCCTCATCGTCACCGGCGGCATCGCCCCCAACGACGAGGGCCGGCCGTACGAGGGCGGCGCGAAGCTCACCACGGACGCGGAGGCCGAGCAGCACCGGGCGATCACGGACGCCGTGCACCGCGAGGGCGGCCGGATCGCGATGCAGATCCTCCACTTCGGCCGCTACGCCTACCACCGGGACCTGGTCGCCCCCAGCCCGCTCCAGGCCCCCATCAGCCCCTTCCCGCCCCGCGAGCTCACCGACGCCGACGTCGAGCGGACCGTCGACGACTACGCCCGCGCCGCCCGCCTCGCCCGCCAGGCCGGCTACGACGGCGTCGAGATCATGGGCTCCGAGGGCTATCTCATCAACGAGTTCATCGCCGCCCAGACCAACCACCGCACCGACCGCTGGGGCGGCTCGTACGAGAACCGGACGCGGTTCCCCGTCGAGATCGTCCGGCGGGTGCGCGAGGCGGTCGGCGAGGACTTCATCGTCATCTACCGGCTGTCCATGCTGGACCTGGTGCCCGGCGGCTCGACCCTCGACGAGGTCGTCACCCTCGCCAAGGCCGTCGAGGCGGCCGGCGCGACGATCATCAACACCGGCATCGGCTGGCACGAGGCCCGCATCCCCACCATCGCCACCTCCGTGCCGCGCGGCGCCTACACCTGGGTGACGAAGAAGCTCATGGGCGCGGTCAACGTCCCGCTCGTCACCACCAACCGCATCAACACCCCTGAACTGGCCGAGGAGTTGCTCGCCGACGGCTGCGCCGACATGGTGTCGATGGCCCGCCCGATGCTCGCCGACCCCGACTTCGTCAACAAGGCCGCGGCCGGTACGCCCGAGGCCATCAACACCTGCATCGGCTGCAACCAGGCCTGCCTCGACCACACCTTCAGCGGGAAGATCACTTCCTGCCTGGTCAACCCGCGTGCCTGCCACGAGACCGAGCTGGTCCTCTCCCCGACCCGGCTGCGCAAGCGCGTCGCGGTGGTGGGCGCGGGCCCGGCGGGCCTGGCCTGCGCCGTGAGCGCCGCCGAACGCGGCCACGACGTGACGCTGTTCGACGCCGCGAGCGAGATCGGCGGCCAGCTCAACGTCGCCCGCAAGGTTCCTGGCAAGCAGGAGTTCGACGAGACGCTGCGCTACTTCCGCCACCAGCTCGACGCGCACGGCGTGGACGTACGCCTCGACACGCCGGTGGCGGCAGGTGACCTGGAGGGCTACGACGAGGTCGTCGTGGCCACCGGCGTCAGCCCGCGCACCCCCGACATCCCCGGCGTCGACCACCCGAGCGTCGTCGGCTACCTCGACGTCCTGCGCGACGGTGCGCCCGTCGGCGACCGCGTCGCGATCCTGGGCGCGGGCGGCATCGGCTTCGACGTCGCCGAGTTCCTCACCGACGGCGGCGACAAGGCGGGCGAGGACCCGGCGACCTACTTCCGCCAGTGGGGCGTCGACATGGACTACCGGGCACCCGGTGGTCTCGCCGTCCCCGAGCGCCCCGCCCCGCCCCGCACGGTCCACCTCCTCCAGCGCAAGACCAGCAAGGTCGGCGCGGGCCTCGGCAAGACGACCGGCTGGATCCACCGCACCGAGCTCAAGCACCGGGGCGTCACCATGATCCCGGGCGTGCGCTACGACCGGATCGACGACGCCGGACTGCACGTCACCGTGGGCGAGCAGAGCACGGTCCTGGAGGTCGACACCATCGTGCTGTGCACCGGCCAGGACCCGCGCCGCGACCTGTACGAGGCACTGGTCGCCGCCGGCGCCAACGCGCACCTCATCGGCGGTGCCGACGTCGCCGCCGAGCTGGACGCCAAACGAGCCGTCCAGCAGGGCACGGA
- a CDS encoding SpoIIE family protein phosphatase, which produces MSAGGSSAAEGGGPTGPSGLLDVLNVASVVLDTEGRIALWSPQAEELFGYSAQEALGRYAAHVMVHERHVDLVVKLFADVMATGRSWAGAFPIRRKDGTTRLVEFRNMRLLDDRGDVYALGLAADRTTVRRLERDVALSTRMVAQSPNGLAVLDTDLRYVSVNSALERINGVPAEEHVGRTVREVLPRVDAEVLESAARQVLRTGKPIVDRFTVGRTPADPDEDHAWSVSLYRLEDARGTVLGVAASVVDVTDRHRAAVEAEAARRRLALIADASARIGTTLDLERTARELADVAVPELADMAAVDLLDAVVAGRRTSLGPAEDAVIRALAVRVYNAPDALQASDPPGQVARYGPQRLVTECVRTGQPVMVAQVKDEDLARIARSPESAELLARAGVHSYLAVPLIARGEVLGALDLKRIHHPLPFDQDDLLLARELAARAAVQIDNARWYQNARTTALTLQRSLLPSHPPVTGGLEVASRYQPAGATTEVGGDWFDVIPLPDGKTALVVGDVMGSGIDAAATMGRLRTATTTLASLDLDPAVLLEHLDRITQGLDHSIATCVYAVHDPRLARCRIANAGHLPPARVRPGRPPELLDLPTGVPLGVGGVAFSTTDVDFAPGDQLVLYTDGLVETRTDSLDERLEALLALLDDPARPLEELCDLLLSALHHPDNHDDVALLVARAIA; this is translated from the coding sequence ATGAGTGCAGGCGGATCGTCCGCGGCCGAGGGTGGAGGCCCGACAGGCCCCAGCGGACTGCTGGACGTGCTGAACGTGGCCTCTGTGGTGCTCGACACCGAGGGCCGTATCGCGCTGTGGAGTCCCCAGGCCGAGGAGTTGTTCGGCTATTCGGCGCAGGAGGCGTTGGGCCGGTACGCGGCCCACGTGATGGTCCACGAACGCCATGTCGACCTGGTCGTGAAACTGTTCGCGGACGTCATGGCCACCGGCCGGAGCTGGGCGGGGGCGTTCCCCATCCGGCGCAAGGACGGCACCACCCGGTTGGTGGAGTTCCGCAACATGCGGCTCCTGGACGACCGGGGCGACGTGTACGCCCTGGGCCTCGCAGCCGACCGGACGACGGTGCGCCGGCTGGAGCGGGACGTGGCCCTGTCCACGCGGATGGTCGCGCAGTCCCCCAACGGGCTCGCCGTCCTGGACACCGACCTGCGGTACGTCTCGGTCAACTCCGCGCTGGAGCGGATCAACGGTGTGCCCGCCGAGGAGCACGTCGGGCGGACGGTCCGCGAGGTGCTGCCCCGGGTGGACGCGGAGGTCCTGGAGTCCGCGGCGCGCCAGGTGCTGCGGACCGGCAAGCCGATCGTCGACCGGTTCACGGTCGGCCGTACCCCCGCCGACCCGGACGAGGACCACGCCTGGTCGGTCTCCCTGTACCGCCTGGAGGACGCCCGCGGCACCGTGCTGGGCGTGGCCGCCTCGGTCGTCGACGTCACCGACCGGCACCGGGCGGCCGTCGAGGCCGAGGCGGCGCGCCGCCGGCTGGCGCTCATCGCGGACGCCTCGGCCCGGATCGGCACCACCCTGGACCTGGAGCGCACCGCCCGCGAACTGGCCGACGTGGCGGTGCCGGAGCTGGCGGACATGGCCGCAGTGGATCTGCTCGACGCCGTGGTGGCGGGCCGGCGCACCAGCCTCGGCCCGGCGGAGGACGCGGTGATCCGCGCTCTGGCGGTCCGGGTGTACAACGCGCCCGACGCCCTCCAGGCCTCCGACCCGCCCGGGCAGGTCGCCCGCTACGGACCGCAGCGACTCGTCACGGAGTGCGTGCGCACCGGGCAGCCCGTCATGGTCGCCCAGGTCAAGGACGAGGATCTCGCGCGCATCGCCCGCTCCCCCGAGTCGGCCGAGCTGCTGGCCCGGGCGGGAGTCCACTCCTATCTGGCCGTGCCGCTCATCGCGCGGGGCGAGGTGCTCGGCGCCCTCGACCTGAAGCGGATCCACCATCCGCTCCCCTTCGACCAGGACGACCTGCTGCTCGCCCGTGAGCTGGCCGCCCGCGCCGCCGTGCAGATCGACAACGCCCGCTGGTACCAGAACGCCCGCACCACCGCGCTCACCCTTCAGCGCAGCCTGCTGCCGAGCCATCCGCCGGTCACCGGCGGCCTGGAGGTCGCCTCCCGCTACCAGCCGGCGGGCGCCACCACCGAGGTCGGCGGCGACTGGTTCGACGTCATCCCGCTGCCGGACGGCAAGACGGCACTCGTCGTCGGCGACGTGATGGGCAGCGGGATCGACGCCGCCGCCACGATGGGCCGACTGCGCACCGCGACGACCACGCTGGCCTCCCTCGACCTCGACCCGGCGGTCCTGCTGGAGCATCTCGACCGGATCACCCAGGGCCTGGACCACTCCATCGCCACCTGCGTGTACGCCGTCCACGACCCCCGGCTGGCGCGGTGCCGGATCGCCAACGCCGGGCATCTGCCGCCGGCCCGGGTGCGCCCCGGCCGTCCGCCGGAACTGCTCGACCTGCCCACCGGGGTGCCGCTGGGCGTGGGCGGGGTGGCGTTCTCCACGACCGACGTCGACTTCGCGCCCGGCGACCAGCTCGTGCTGTACACGGACGGGCTCGTCGAGACCCGCACGGACTCCCTCGACGAGCGTCTGGAAGCTCTGCTGGCGCTGCTCGACGACCCCGCGCGTCCCCTGGAGGAGCTGTGCGACCTGCTGCTGAGCGCGTTGCACCACCCCGACAACCACGACGACGTGGCCCTGCTGGTGGCGCGGGCCATCGCCTAG